AATTCTAGTTACCTATAGGTTACTTTTTTGATTTTCTAAAAAATTTAAAGAGTGAAAATGGACTGGATACGCTCTAAAAAATATACTGGTGTATATTCAAAAAATTGAAAAACTCAAACAAGAGGTAATCGGATAAAAAGGATGCTAAAGCAGTGGCAGGATATTGTGGATGAGCTATGGCCAGAAAACAAAAAGGCGGGTAAATATCGCATCACAAAGATCTGCAAAGACTTGGAGCTACAGTTTTGAGTCTTGGCCTCTCAAACAAAGACAGGAAATTGTAAAGCGGCTTGGCTGAAATAGAGCAGGACAGTGATGGTATCTTAAAAATAGAAGCGATTACCGATGTTAATAAAGTGCAAGTGGAAATCAAAAAAGCTGGCAGGGTAAGATTTGCTTACACAAAACCGCTTATCTATCAAACCAATGTAGCGACTGATAATGATGAGGTATTAAAATGGAGAAAGTTTTAGCAAATATCAGGCCAGTGGATAAGGAGATAGATATCGAGGAGCTCAAAAAACGCAAAAAGCAAGAGGAAAAAGATAGACACCTTATCAATGGTTTCCAGGCGATTTTGAGATTGAATAATGGCAAGTTGATCCAAAAGCAGATACTCAAATATTTCAATGAGGATGATTATAGTGTATATAGTAAGCAAAAGATTTTTCCAGTATTGAATAATCCACACTATGATGGCAAGTATTGGAAGGTGTGGCGCACAGGTGAAAGAAATCATATCAAAGAGTATCATTTGATAGATACACTGTAGAGAGTTACAGATAGAATCAAAGAAAGCTTATAGGGTGGGAAAAATGTGAATCGTTGGAAACGTGGGAATTTCGGATAATGAACAATCAAATAAAAGCAAACAAAAAGCAAATAAAAAGGAGAACAATAAAGGAGAATAAAAGCAATTATCAATACATGAATAACAACTATTTACGAAAGCAATATGCCAACGATACCGCGCTCTATGGCTACTTTGAGCGTATTGTATTGAATATTTGCATCTAAAAATATCCTTACAATTATATCATATGATATAATAATTATAATAGAAACGATATAGAAACTATACCAAAGGTAATAAGTGCATATCGAATACGATCCAAACAAAAGTAAAGCCAATAAGCAAAAGCATGGCTTAGACTTTGAGGAGGCTAGAGAGCTCTTTGAAAATGACGACTCACTCATCGTGCCAGCCAAGATTATTGATGGCGAGGAGCGATATGCGCTTATCGGCTATCTCGATGGCAAGTGCTATGTGGCAATATTCACCTATAGAGGTGAAAATATCAGGATCATAAGTGTGAGAAGATGTAGAAAAAACGAGGAGAGAAACTATGAAGAGTATAACGGCTAAAGAGTTTGATGAGAAGTTTGATAGAGGCGAAGATATAAGTGAGTATCTTGATTTTGGTAAGGCTAAAAGAGTAGGAGAAGTTAAAAAGCAGCCTACCAAAAAGATAAATATCGACCTACCTCAAAACATCCTCAATCTCATCGATGAGGAAGCAAGTAAAATAGGAGTGGCAAGGCAGGCACTGCTGAAAGTGTGGATAGTGGAGAGGCTCAAAGAGGAACTATCCAAGCCATTGTGATTTGACGCTTATATGGATGCTTACATCAAAGGTACTGGGTGGAAGATCAAGTGCGCCAGTGGTGCGTGCCCCGATATTTTTTAGTTGAACGATTGAAAAAAAGGAGTTCATATTTCACAAAAAATATTTGGAACTGATGAGGAACTCGCAAGCGTATTACAACCATTTATTGAACAACTTATCGAGAAGCTTGCTCCAAAAATCTCCTTAATCAAAGATATCAATGAAGCCAAAGAGAGTTGTTAGAGGATCATATCCACTTCCTTTCAAATGATTTGATTGCAATGGAGGCTTAATGTGGATATCATAACTATGCTGCTCATAATTTCACTTTATAGTAAGCTTATTGCAATCAAGAGCTGATTACATCCTCATAAGTATCTGCTGGATTATCCTATTAACCAATTGCAAAGAGTTCAATATCGTTACTATCATCAATTGAAAAGTAGAGTTTTTTCAATACTCTTTGAAGCGGTTTTTTTATCTTTTTTGATGAATTTTTGCACTTTAAGGATTTTGAAACTTAAATGTGAATAGTTTTTCACATCTTTATTGATTTTGATGGCGATATATAAATAATTCATTTAAGTTTTGAGTATTTATCTACACTATGAAAAGTAAAGCTTAAAAGATAACAATATAACAATAAAAATGACAAAAATAAGTGTAATTATCTACGATATGTACATATCACATTATACCAAAGGGGAAAAATGACAGCAAAAGAGATGGCAGCTGCTATCAATGTGCCAGAGAACACCTTCAGTAGATAGAAGCACTCACGTCCAGAACTCTATCAGCGTATCGTCAAGAGCTTTGAGTGTGAAGAGGCTTTGAATAAACTTGCAATAATGTTAGATGAGGCAAAAGAGATTATCGAAAAATACAAAAAGGAGAGAAAAATATGAGTCAAGATTATATGGCTAAAGAGTGGTTTCACAATAAAATGAAAAGAAAAATAAACGAGATGAAAGAATCTCATGATGAGCTTAATGCTATGCAGTGGACTTTGTATTTACGTTTTCTTATGGGTGAAACGATGGATATCATTGATGATCTTGAGAAACGATATACGGCAATTGAAAAAGAGCTTGAAGCGCTATAGAAAAAAAATGTTAGTAATGGGTAATGATTTTTCAAATAGGTGTAAAGAGGGTATAATGACTTAAAATCTATTAACCTTAAAAAGTTTCTCAAAATGCTTTTAAGTTTCGATTTTATGGAGATTTTGAAGTGGTGGCCAGAGGCGGATTCGAACCGCCGACACAGGGATTTTCAGTCCCTTGCTCTACCTACTGAGCTATCTGGCCAAGAAGTTGAATGAAATTATACTTGAAAAATTTGAAAATCAGCTTAAAACTTCTTTTTTTAAAAGAGTTCCTCGCTCTTTATAGCTGCTAAATTGATCGAGACTCGCACAAGCAGGGGAGAGGATTGCTACGCTTTGGCGAGTATGCCGCTTTTTGATGAGTTTTACCGCATTTGAAAGCGTTTTTGCCTCTATTGCTTCGATGCTATATTTTTTTGCAAGATCTAAGATATGAGGAGCTGCTTTTCCTATTGCATAGAGGGAGACATTGTGCAGATTTTGTATAAGTGGCTCAAGATCCACTCCTTTGTTATCTCCTCCAAGTATGAGATGGATATGGCGATCTTGATAGTTTTTGAGAACTTGCAGTGTTGCATCGATATTTGTGGCTTTACTATCATTAACCCAAAGCCGCCCTAACTTATCATAAAATTCCTCTTGCTTATGCTCTTCTATTGTAAAGCTATTGATTGCTGCGTAATCAATCTCATCAAAAAGAATTTTACTCACAGCTAGCGCTAAAACGGCATCAAGGAGGAATGCCCCCTTAAATCTTGTTTTCTCAGGAACAATTCCAAAAAAATCGGCTAGTTCATGGATATTTTCATATCCTATGAGGTAGCCATTGGATGGAGTATTTGCAAACTTTTGTGGAACGATAGCTACTTCTCCTTCTTTTAAAAATGAGAGAGGTTTAAGTTTTGCTGCCTGATACTTGGCAAAACTACCATGCCAGCTGATGTGATCGGGGGTGATGGGGAGCAAAACATAGAGATTTGGTTTAGCAATACGTGTGTAGTGAAGAGTAAAGGAGCTTGTCTCTAGTACCCAGATAGGGGCGTTTTGCGAAAGCTCTGCTAGGGGAGTGCCGATATTGCCTCCACTGACAGCACCATATTTTTTGAGTAGATGCGTAATCATCTGTGTAGTTGTAGTTTTTCCGTTTGTGCCACTTATCCAAATGCTAAAGGGCATTGTAGCAGCAAAGAGATCATATTCACTTAAGAGATTTTTTGCTCTTTGTATAAGCTCACGAGAAGGTGGAATGCCAGGACTTGGTACTGCTATAGAAAACTTCGTTGGATCATAGTCGGATGAAGGGCGATGAAAAAACCCCTCCTCATCTTTATATGCATGAGAAATATCTTCAAAAAAGACTACATCTTTGAATTTTTTTGCAATTGCTTTTGTTGTCTTTCCTGTGCCAAAAAGAGCTATCATTAACGAATCTTTAGTGTAATAAGAGCTATAATGTTTGTAATAAAAGCGATAATCCAAAATCGCACGATTATTTTGCTCTCATCCCATTTTTTCTCTTCAAAGTGGTGATGAATAGGAGCCATGAGAAAAACGCGCCTACCTCGCAGTTTATAGCTTCCTACTTGGATAATGACACTCACAGCTTCCATAACAAACACAAACCCAATGAGCAGGAGCAAAATCTCACTCTTTGCAACTACTGCAATATAGCCAATAAATGCTCCAAGCGGTAAACTCCCGCTATCTCCCATAAAAATTTGTGCTGGGTGGCAGTTGTACCATAAAAAAGCTATAAGGCTGCCAGCGTAAGCTGCAGCTACGACGCTTAGCTCTCCTGCGCCTGAGATTTTTGGCAAGAGAAGATAGGAGCTCAATATCGCATGGCCTGTAAGATAGCTGATAATTCCTAATGATGCAAGAGCAAAAAGAGATGGGACTGTAGCAAGACCATCAAGTCCGTCAGTGAGATTAACAGCATTGGATGTAGCTACAATCACCAGTGTCCAAAAAAGAAGTGCAAAAAGATGCATATCAAAAAGAGGGTATTTGTAAAAAGGTATAAATAGATGAGAGTCAAGATGTGCTATGAAAAAGAGATAGAGACTCACACCAAATGCAAATAATATCTGCAAAAGAAACTTTTGCTTGGCTGTAAGTCCGCTCGTATTGGATTTTTTTACCACTTTGCCCCAATCATCGATAAAGCCAATATAGAGATAACTACAAATGAGTAAAAATGCAGCAATGACAAAATGATTAGATATTTTTGCACTGAGAAAAGATGCAAGGAGTGTAGTAAAAGTAAATACAACGCCACCCATTGTAGGAGTGGAGCCCTTTTTTTGATGGTGTTCGGGGGCAAGAGAGTAGATAGGTTGATAGGAGTTTTTTTGCTGGGCCCATTGAATAAATCTTGGTAAAAGCAAGAGTGTAAATATAAAGGCTATAAAAAATGCAAATCCTGCTCGTACAGTGATGTATTGAAAAAGATTGAGATGAAAAATCGTATAGAGATAGTATAGCATCGATAACCTAGTGTAATTAATCTGGTTTGAAGTGAAATGTTACTAAAATTTAATTAAATTTTCGATAAAGGGGAGCTATGAAATTTGGCGGTAAAAATGTGCTTGTAACTGGCGCTAGCAGAGGAATTGGCGCAAAGATTGCTGAGGTTTTAGCTGGATATGGCCTCAAAGTTTGGATCAACTATCGCAGCAGTGCGCAAGAGGCAGATAGACTCAAAGAAAAGATTGAGGCTGCTGGAGGTGAAGCTGCAGTTATCGGATTTGATGTGAGTGATGAGAAGGCTTTTGTAGATGCAATCAAAACAATCATCGATAGCGATGGGGAGCTAAGCTACCTTGTAAACAATGCAGGTATTACAAAAGATAAACTTGCTATTCGCATGAGCGTGGAGGATTTTGAAGCAGTTATTAGAGCAAATCTTACAAGTGCTTTTATCGGTTGTAGAGAGGCTTTGAAAGTTATGAGCAAAAAGCGCTTTGGTAGTGTTGTGAACATCTCTTCTATCGTTGGTGAGACGGGAAATGCTGGACAAGTAAATTATAGTGCTAGTAAGGGTGGGATGATAGCGATGACAAAATCTTTTGCTCTTGAGGGTGCAGCAAGAGGGATTCGCTTCAATAGCGTAACACCTGGCTTTATTGCTACCGATATGACAGATGCGCTCAAAGATGATATCAAACAGAGCTACATCGAAAAAATACCTCTGCGACGTTTTGGAGATCCAGAAGAAGTAGCCGAGACTGTAGCCTTTTTGCTCAGTGATGGTGCAAGTTATATCACAGGTGAAACAATCAAAGTCAATGGTGGTATGTATTTATAAAGAGTTAAATCTTTTTTTGATAGAATTGGTCGATAACATTTTAGAAGGAGTAACTGATGGCAGATATTTTTGAACAGGTGAAAGAGGTTGTTGTTGAGCAACTTAATGCAAATCCTGATGAGGTAAAACCTGAATCAAGATTTGTTGAAGATCTCGGTGCTGATAGCCTCGATGTAGTAGAGCTTGTTATGGCGCTTGAAGAGAAGTTTGGTATTGAGATTCCAGATGAGGATGCAGAAAAGATCCAAACAGTTGAAGATGCAGTAAAATATATCCAAGAGCATAAATCTTAATAAAATAGTCGGGTTTATCCCGGCTTTATCTTTAATAAGTCTAAGAGAGTTAGGTTTATTAGAGATTAAGCCAAGGAGATGTTTTGAGACGAGTGGTAATAACCGGGCTCGGTATGATCAATGCACTAGGACATGATAAAGAGAGTGCTTTTGATGCTATTGTAAGAGGAGAGAGTGGAGTAGATACAATTACACTTTTTGATCCTTCAAATCAATCTGTACGTATAGCTGCAGAGGTAAAAGATTTTGATCCCAAAACAGTAATGGATCCTAAAGAGGTGAAAAAGGCTGACAGATTTATTCAACTAGGTATCAAAGCTGCTAGAGAAGCTATGGCTGATGCGGGAATTGATGAGAGTGTAGAGCGCGAAAAGTTTGGTATCAGTTCTGCTTCAGGCATCGGGGGTCTTGCAACAATAGAGAAAAATGCTGTCATCTGCCACACAAGAGGTCCACGACGTATTAGCCCATTTTTTATCCCTTCCGCATTAGCGAATATGCTAGGGGGATTTATCTCTATTGAGCATAAACTCAAAGGTCCAAACCTCTCAAGTGTTACTGCATGTGCAGCAGGAACACATGCGATTACTGAGGCCGCCAAGACTATCATGCTAGGTGGTGCTGATCGCATGCTTGTAGTGGGAGCTGAAGCTGCTATCTGCCCTATTGGAATAGGAGGATTTGCAGCAATGAAGGCGCTCTCAACTTATAACGATGATCCAAAACACGCTTCACGCCCGTTTGATGCCAAGAGAAATGGCTTTGTGATGGGAGAGGGGAGTGGTGCATTGGTGCTTGAAGAGTATGAAGCAGCAAAAGCAAGAGGTGCGAAGATCTATGCTGAGCTCGTTGGATTTGGAGAAAGTGGTGATGCAAACCATATTACAACGCCAGCTCCAGAGGGAGAAGGGGCATATAGAGCGATGCGAGCAGCACTCCAAATGGCAGGTGTGACAAAAGTAGACTATATCAATGCTCATGGTACAAGTACTAAGTATAATGACTGGTATGAGACGATGGCAATCAAAAAAGCTTTTGGAGGCAAAGAGAACTGTCCACCGGTAAGCTCCACAAAAGGACAAACTGCACACTGCCTAGGTGCAGCGGGGGCAATTGAGGCAGTTATTACTCTCATGGCAATGGAGAGAGGCATTATTCCTCCTACAATCAACTATGAAGAGCCAGATCCTGATTGTAATCTCGATTATGTTCCGAATGTAGCGCGAGAGGCAAAGATCGAAGTTGCGATGAGCAACTCTTTTGGATTTGGCGGGACAAACGGTGTAGTAGTATTTAAAAAGGTCTGATTTGGCAACATATCTTGATTTTGAAAAGAAGATCCAAGAGATTGAATCTGAACTTGAAGCTGCAAAAGCGCGGGGTGATAGTGCAGCAATAGAGATTTTAGAAAAAGATCTCGAAAAAGAGGTTGCTAAAACATACAAAAACCTTAGCGATTATCAAAAATTACAGCTTGCCCGCCATCCCGATCGCCCTTATGCTCTTGATTATGTGCGTTTGATTATGCATGATTACTATGAGATCCATGGCGATAGATGCTTTCGTGATGATCCTGCGATAGTCTGTTTTATTGGATATGTAGACAATCAAAAAACAATGCTTATTGGTGAGCAAAAGGGGCGTGGTACAAAAAATAAGATCAAGAGAAATTTTGGTATGCCCCACCCTGAAGGATATCGTAAAGCGCTGCGCCTTGCAAAAATGGCAGAGAAGTTTAATATTCCTGTGCTGATGCTTGTAGATACACCTGGAGCTTACCCTGGTATTGGTGCTGAAGAGCGTGGGCAGAGTGAAGCAATTGCAAGAAACCTTTTTGAATTTAGTAGACTGAGAGTCCCTACTGTATCAATTGTCATTGGAGAAGGTGGAAGTGGTGGAGCTCTTGCGATTGGTGTTGCGGATAAGCTTGCAATGATGCGCTACTCTGTCTTTAGCGTTATATCCCCTGAGGGATGTGCAGCAATTTTATGGAATGATCCTAGCAAAGTAGAGCAGGCCACGAAAGCACTCAAAATTACTGCTGAGGATCTCAAAGAGCTAGGCCTCATAGATGATATTATTGAAGAGCCTCTCATTGGAGCACACAGAGATAAAGAGGGTGCTGCAAAACTGCTTAAAGAGTATTACTTGCAAAGCGTTGCGCAGTTGCAGCAGATGAGCGTAGAAGAGAGATTAGAAAAACGCTATAATAAACTTATGAGTATGGGGAGATTTTCTGAGAGTGAGGCGTAGGATCAGAGCTTTATCTGATCCGTGATACCGTGCTCTTGAAGAAAGTGTTTGAGTTTTGTTATCTCCTCTTTACTGTTTATCTCATGATTGTGGACAATGAGCAATAGCTCTTTGCCTTCCTTATCAATCACTTTAATATGATTTTTCTTCGTATATTCAACTGTAAATCCAAGATGTTTCAAAAGATTTTCCACCCCTCTCCAGTCAAGGTTTGCTGGGATTGGGTGGGAGAATATCTTTTCTAGCTTCTTTTGGAGTTTGTGTAAACCCATTTTTATAGTCCATGCTCTTTTTTGTATTGCATAACGATCTGGTATGCTTCATCTTTGAGGCGCAGTTTTTCGAGTTTGAGTTTTTCAAGCTCGAGATCTTCCATATGCTCGCGTCCCTCTTCTACTTCGTGAACTATTCTTTTAAGTTCTTCATGTTTTTCTATGATTTTATCGAAGTGTGGGTTTTCTTGTCTGATTTTTTGGATCAACTCTTGTGGAAACTCTTCTAGCATAGTAGCTCCTTTTTCTTTTTTATAAATTGTAGCATTTAGGTTCTGTATTCCGCATTAATCTTGACATATTCGTATCCTAAGTCACAGCCATAGGCTGTAAAATTCTCTTCTCCAACGCCAAGATCGCACGTAATTGCAAACTCCTCTTTTTGCATAACTTTATGAGCTTTTTCTTCTTGCTCTTTGTTAAAGAGGATCTCTCCTCTATCATAGACTAAAACATCTTCAAATGCGATGCGAAGTTTCTCTTCATCACATGTCACACCGCTTGCACCTATAGTAGAAGCTATGCGTCCCCAGTTTGGATCCTCGCCAAAAAGAGCGGTTTTGACAAGCAAAGAGTTTGTGAGTGCTTTTGCAGCTTTTTTTGCTTCCTCTTTTGACTTAGCGCCTGTAATCTTGAAAGCTACAAGTTTTTTTGCCCCTTCTCCATCTTTGACTATAAGGAGTGCTAAACGGTGCATGATCTGCTGTAGTGCAAAATCAAAAGACTCTTTTTCATATATTTCGCTTTTGCCATTTGCTAGTAAAAAGACTGAATCGTTAGTAGATCTGTCTCCATCTACACTTATTGCATTGAAGGATGTTTCAGCATTTTTTCTAAGAAGCTTATCCATATCCTCTTTTGGAATTGCGGCGTCTGTTACAATAAAGCAAAGCATTGTTGCCAGTGCTGGATCAATCATCCCAGCACCTTTTGCAACGCCAGCAATACGAAAGCTCTTTCCATCTTCTAAGTGCACTTCAAACCCAACACTTTTTGGAAACGTATCGGTTGTCATGATGGAGTGAGCGAAGTTGTCTGCATTTTTTGCTTGCAGATGAAACTTTTTAGCTGCATCTATAATCTTTTCTTTAGTAAGTCTCACTCCAATGACGCCAGTTGAGCTCATGAGAGGATTTTGCATGGGAAAATCTAAAGAGGAGAGAATCTCTTCGATATCTTCTATACCAGCTTTGCCTGTCATCGCATTGGCGTTTTTGGAATTGGTTAGAATGAAATTTGTTTGTGTGATAGCATGTTTTTGAAAATGTTTAATTGGCGCAGCTTGAAAACGGTTAGAAGTAAAAATTGCACTTATATCACACAGAGTATCGCTATAGATGAAGCCTATGTCAGGTCCATCCTTTTTGAGTCCCGCATGCACTCCATCGCAAAAAAAGCCATCGACATCTGCAATACTATTTGCTAGTGGTAAGAGCTGGAAGTGCATAAGGATCCTTGGGGAGGAGAACTCTTAAGAGAGTTCGAAGTTTTTCTTTTTGAGGATGCGTAAGCCTTTTGCTGAGACTTTTATCTTCTTTTTCGTTCCATCAGGAAGTGTAACACGTACAGTTCTCATATTTGGTAAAAATCTTCTCTTTGTCTTATTATTTGCGTGGCTGACATTGTGGCCAGTCATCGGCTTTTTACCTGTAATTTGGCACTTTTTAGACATAGCATAACCTTTTTATGATTTTGTGCTTGCAATTATAGCTATTTTCCCTTAAATTTAACTTATTTTAAACTATATTTAAGCTATTACTTTTGCTATAATTATAGCAATTTTTTCAAAAGGCAAAGCATGCTTGTAGCGCCAAGTATTTTGAGTGCAGATTTTGGGATATTGGCTAAAGAGGTTGTGTCGATTTGTGAAGCAGGAGCTGATCTTGTCCATGTTGATGTCATGGATGGTCACTTTGTGCCAAATATGACCATAGGTCCAGTTGTTGTAAAAGCTGTAGCAGATGTAGCGATGAAGCCGCTTGATATACATTTGATGGTAGAAGATAACACATTTTTTATAGATCTTTTTGCACCACTAAAGCCAAAATATATATCTTTTCACTATGAGAGTGAAAAGCATCACCATAGAATTGCGCAAAAGATACGATCCTATGATATCTCTCCAGCAATTGTTATCAACCCAGCAACGCCTGTAAGTTGCTTGAGTGAAATAGTAAAATATGTGGATATGGTACTTTTAATGAGTGTTAATCCAGGATTTGGTGGGCAAAAATTTATCCCAATCTATGATAAAATCAAAGAGCTTAAAAGTCTTATAGAAGCAAAAAATCCTTCTTGCCTCATAGAAGTAGATGGGGGAGTGAGTGACAAAAATATTCATGCGCTCAAAGCTGCTGGAGTTGATATTGTAGTTGCTGGCAGCTACATTTTTGGTCATAGAGACTATGCTGCAGCTATAAAGAGCCTCAAGGTGTAGGTGTGCGCGTTAAAATATGTGGCATCACAAATCTTGAGGATGCTCTTGTTGCCATTGAAGCAGGGGCTGATGCTTTAGGATTTGTCTTCTATCCCGATTCACCTCGCTATATAGATCCTGCTAAGGCTGCTATGATCGTTGCTGATCTTCCCCCTTTTGTGGAGCGGGTAGGGCTTTTTGTCAATGCTTCAAAAGATTTTATCGAAGAGGTATGCAAGGCAACCAATATGAGTTTAGCACAACTCCATTTTGATGTGGATGAAGAGTTTATAGAATCACTTGCTATCAAAGCATTGCCGGTAGTAAGAGCACGCAGTAAAGATGATATCAAGAGGTTTGCCAACCGGTACCGCCTCGTGGATGCGTATGTTCCTCAGTTTGGAGGAGCAGGAAAAAGAGTGGCGCTTGAGTGGTTCGAAGGGGTAGATTGCTCCAAAATTATTTTAGCAGGTGGACTAACACCGCAAAATGTGGGTGAAGTGAAAAAGTATGATTTTTATGGTGTGGATGTAAGTAGCGGCGTAGAAGCAAAAAAAGGCAAAAAAGATCCCAAGAAGGTGCGCGAATTTATCGCAAAGGCAAAGTTTGAATAAATTAGAAAAACTTGCATATAGACTCATAAAAAAAGATTATCCTCTTGAGCAGTTTTATGCTCTTTTACAATCGATTTTTGGTTTGACCGAAGATCCTGAGCTACTCTACCAGACACTTCTTGCACGAGGATTTCCTCTAGCTCAAAAAGATGATCACATTCTTTTAAAAACTGCAAAAACCCCTTTTTTAAAGCAGGAGTTTGTAGTAGTCGATATTGAAACCAATGGAAGCAAACCTGAGTTTTCACAGATAATTGAGATTGGGGCGATAAAGTTTCAAGGAAGTGAAATTATTGATCGTTTTGAAAGTTTTGTCTTTGCTGAAGAGGTACCAGAATATATTACCAAACTAACAGGTATTGAGCTTGATGACCTGGCTCACGCTCCTGGTCAAAAAGAGGTCTTGCTAGCATTTAAGAAGTTTTTGGGTGATAGCGTATTTGTAGCCCATAATGTCAATTTTGATTACAACTTTATCTCACGAAAATTGGAACAGTTAGGCTATGAGAAACTAGCAAACAGGAAGCTCTGCTCTATAGATCTTGCAAGAAAAACAATTCAAAGTGAGCGGTATGGTTTAGAGTACCTCAATGAAAATCTTGGTATTAATACACTTGTGAGTCACCGCGCCTATGCAGATGCTTTTACAGCATACAAGCTTGTACAAATGGCATTGGAGAAGATTCCAGATGAAATTATTACTACTGAAGATCTGATTAAATTTAGCAAAAGTGCAAAAAAGACAAAAAAAGCTACAAAAGCCTCTGAATCAACTTCGCTCCCAGCAGATCTCCCCAGTTGTTCACAGCAGTCCTGAACATATCCAAAAAGCGATCAACTGTAATAATCAGTGCAATTGACTCA
The Nitratiruptor tergarcus DSM 16512 genome window above contains:
- a CDS encoding BrnT family toxin — its product is MHIEYDPNKSKANKQKHGLDFEEARELFENDDSLIVPAKIIDGEERYALIGYLDGKCYVAIFTYRGENIRIISVRRCRKNEERNYEEYNG
- the brnA gene encoding type II toxin-antitoxin system BrnA family antitoxin; translated protein: MKSITAKEFDEKFDRGEDISEYLDFGKAKRVGEVKKQPTKKINIDLPQNILNLIDEEASKIGVARQALLKVWIVERLKEELSKPL
- the murD gene encoding UDP-N-acetylmuramoyl-L-alanine--D-glutamate ligase — encoded protein: MIALFGTGKTTKAIAKKFKDVVFFEDISHAYKDEEGFFHRPSSDYDPTKFSIAVPSPGIPPSRELIQRAKNLLSEYDLFAATMPFSIWISGTNGKTTTTQMITHLLKKYGAVSGGNIGTPLAELSQNAPIWVLETSSFTLHYTRIAKPNLYVLLPITPDHISWHGSFAKYQAAKLKPLSFLKEGEVAIVPQKFANTPSNGYLIGYENIHELADFFGIVPEKTRFKGAFLLDAVLALAVSKILFDEIDYAAINSFTIEEHKQEEFYDKLGRLWVNDSKATNIDATLQVLKNYQDRHIHLILGGDNKGVDLEPLIQNLHNVSLYAIGKAAPHILDLAKKYSIEAIEAKTLSNAVKLIKKRHTRQSVAILSPACASLDQFSSYKERGTLLKKEVLS
- the mraY gene encoding phospho-N-acetylmuramoyl-pentapeptide-transferase, which encodes MLYYLYTIFHLNLFQYITVRAGFAFFIAFIFTLLLLPRFIQWAQQKNSYQPIYSLAPEHHQKKGSTPTMGGVVFTFTTLLASFLSAKISNHFVIAAFLLICSYLYIGFIDDWGKVVKKSNTSGLTAKQKFLLQILFAFGVSLYLFFIAHLDSHLFIPFYKYPLFDMHLFALLFWTLVIVATSNAVNLTDGLDGLATVPSLFALASLGIISYLTGHAILSSYLLLPKISGAGELSVVAAAYAGSLIAFLWYNCHPAQIFMGDSGSLPLGAFIGYIAVVAKSEILLLLIGFVFVMEAVSVIIQVGSYKLRGRRVFLMAPIHHHFEEKKWDESKIIVRFWIIAFITNIIALITLKIR
- the fabG gene encoding 3-oxoacyl-ACP reductase FabG, whose translation is MKFGGKNVLVTGASRGIGAKIAEVLAGYGLKVWINYRSSAQEADRLKEKIEAAGGEAAVIGFDVSDEKAFVDAIKTIIDSDGELSYLVNNAGITKDKLAIRMSVEDFEAVIRANLTSAFIGCREALKVMSKKRFGSVVNISSIVGETGNAGQVNYSASKGGMIAMTKSFALEGAARGIRFNSVTPGFIATDMTDALKDDIKQSYIEKIPLRRFGDPEEVAETVAFLLSDGASYITGETIKVNGGMYL
- the acpP gene encoding acyl carrier protein; translation: MADIFEQVKEVVVEQLNANPDEVKPESRFVEDLGADSLDVVELVMALEEKFGIEIPDEDAEKIQTVEDAVKYIQEHKS
- a CDS encoding beta-ketoacyl-ACP synthase II, which produces MRRVVITGLGMINALGHDKESAFDAIVRGESGVDTITLFDPSNQSVRIAAEVKDFDPKTVMDPKEVKKADRFIQLGIKAAREAMADAGIDESVEREKFGISSASGIGGLATIEKNAVICHTRGPRRISPFFIPSALANMLGGFISIEHKLKGPNLSSVTACAAGTHAITEAAKTIMLGGADRMLVVGAEAAICPIGIGGFAAMKALSTYNDDPKHASRPFDAKRNGFVMGEGSGALVLEEYEAAKARGAKIYAELVGFGESGDANHITTPAPEGEGAYRAMRAALQMAGVTKVDYINAHGTSTKYNDWYETMAIKKAFGGKENCPPVSSTKGQTAHCLGAAGAIEAVITLMAMERGIIPPTINYEEPDPDCNLDYVPNVAREAKIEVAMSNSFGFGGTNGVVVFKKV
- the accA gene encoding acetyl-CoA carboxylase carboxyl transferase subunit alpha, coding for MATYLDFEKKIQEIESELEAAKARGDSAAIEILEKDLEKEVAKTYKNLSDYQKLQLARHPDRPYALDYVRLIMHDYYEIHGDRCFRDDPAIVCFIGYVDNQKTMLIGEQKGRGTKNKIKRNFGMPHPEGYRKALRLAKMAEKFNIPVLMLVDTPGAYPGIGAEERGQSEAIARNLFEFSRLRVPTVSIVIGEGGSGGALAIGVADKLAMMRYSVFSVISPEGCAAILWNDPSKVEQATKALKITAEDLKELGLIDDIIEEPLIGAHRDKEGAAKLLKEYYLQSVAQLQQMSVEERLEKRYNKLMSMGRFSESEA
- a CDS encoding DUF465 domain-containing protein codes for the protein MLEEFPQELIQKIRQENPHFDKIIEKHEELKRIVHEVEEGREHMEDLELEKLKLEKLRLKDEAYQIVMQYKKEHGL
- the argJ gene encoding bifunctional glutamate N-acetyltransferase/amino-acid acetyltransferase ArgJ — translated: MHFQLLPLANSIADVDGFFCDGVHAGLKKDGPDIGFIYSDTLCDISAIFTSNRFQAAPIKHFQKHAITQTNFILTNSKNANAMTGKAGIEDIEEILSSLDFPMQNPLMSSTGVIGVRLTKEKIIDAAKKFHLQAKNADNFAHSIMTTDTFPKSVGFEVHLEDGKSFRIAGVAKGAGMIDPALATMLCFIVTDAAIPKEDMDKLLRKNAETSFNAISVDGDRSTNDSVFLLANGKSEIYEKESFDFALQQIMHRLALLIVKDGEGAKKLVAFKITGAKSKEEAKKAAKALTNSLLVKTALFGEDPNWGRIASTIGASGVTCDEEKLRIAFEDVLVYDRGEILFNKEQEEKAHKVMQKEEFAITCDLGVGEENFTAYGCDLGYEYVKINAEYRT
- the rpmB gene encoding 50S ribosomal protein L28, whose product is MSKKCQITGKKPMTGHNVSHANNKTKRRFLPNMRTVRVTLPDGTKKKIKVSAKGLRILKKKNFELS